One Dromiciops gliroides isolate mDroGli1 chromosome 3, mDroGli1.pri, whole genome shotgun sequence DNA segment encodes these proteins:
- the HYOU1 gene encoding hypoxia up-regulated protein 1 yields the protein MDRKRRPGWLPCWALVAVLLANLLVLTDTLAVMSVDLGSESMKVAIVKPGVPMEIVLNKESRRKTPVVVALKENERFFGDSAASMAIKNPKATVRYFQDLLGKRTDNPHVALYRDRFPEQELGTDPHRQTVRFQLSPQLQFSPEEVLGMVLNYSRSLAEDFAEQPIKDVVITVPAFFNQAERRAVLQAARMADLKVLQLINANTATALSYGVFRRKDINATAQNVMFYDMGAGSTVCTIVTYQTVKTKEAGTQPQLQIRGVGFDRTLGGLEMELRLRKHLAKLFNEQRKGQGAKDVQGNPRAMAKLLREANRLKTILSANADHMAQIEGLMDDVDFKAKVTRAEFEELCEDLFDRVPGPVQQALSSAEMNLEEIEQVILVGGATRVPKVQEVLLKAVGKEELGKNINADEAAAMGAVYQAAALSKAFKVKPFGVRDATVYPIQVEFTREVEEAGPRSLKHNKRVLFSRMGPYPQRKVITFNRYSDDFHFHVNYGDMGFLGPEDLRVFGSLNLTTVKLKGVGESFKKYPDYESKGIKAHFNLDESGVLSLDRVESVFETTVEEKPEEESTLTKLGNTISSLFGGGSTPEAKENGTDTVQEEEEAPAEGSKEEPGEQGEPKEEAKAPGEGDARPPAPEPVDGVAPEGEATSEKGDVEKAEAQEPSDQGEPGPEGKAQPPEEEKKPKVARKQKMVEEIGVELSVLDLPDLPEDELARSVHKLQELTLRDLEKQEREKSANSLEAFIFETQDKLYQPEYQEVSTEEEREEISGKLSSASTWLEDEGFGASTKELKEKLAELKKLCRGLFFRVEERKKWPERLAALDSLLNHSNIFLRGARLIPEMDQIFTEVELSTLEKVINETGAWKNATLAEQAKLPATEKPVLLSKDIEAKMLALDREVQYLLNKAKFTKPRPRPRDQNKTQTDPPQSQNASAQEEKVIPPLDEDAEPILEPPAAGEKAKIPDLGLDLGDAEPLELSGPGADSEQKEQPPPPRPQETRSNDEL from the exons ATGGACAGAAAAAGGAGACCAGGGTGGCTGCCCTGCTGGGCCTTGGTGGCTGTGCTCTTGGCAAACCTGTTGGTGTTGACTG ACACACTCGCAGTGATGTCTGTGGATCTGGGCAGTGAATCAATGAAGGTGGCCATCGTCAAGCCTGGTGTACCAATGGAAATCGTCCTGAACAA GGAGTCGCGGAGGAAAACACCTGTGGTTGTagccctgaaagagaatgaaagattCTTTGGGGATAGTGCAGCAAGCATG GCCATCAAGAACCCCAAGGCCACAGTGCGTTACTTCCAGGACCTGCTGGGGAAGAGGACTGACAACCCACATGTGGCACTTTACCGAGACCGCTTTCCTGAGCAGGAGCTGGGTACTGACCCACATAGGCAGACTGTTCGATTCCAGCTGAGCCC GCAGCTGCAGTTCTCTCCTGAGGAGGTCCTGGGCATGGTTCTCAATTACTCTCGTTCCCTAGCTGAGGATTTTGCTG AACAGCCTATCAAGGATGTAGTTATTACTGTACCAGCATTCTTCAACCAGGCAGAGCGGCGGGCTGTGCTGCAGGCTGCCCGGATGGCTGACCTGAAGGTGTTACAGCTCATTAATGCCAACACTGCCACCGCCCTCAGCTACGGAGTCTTCCGCCGAAAAGATATCAATGCCACTGCCCAG aatgtgatGTTCTATGACATGGGCGCAGGCAGTACTGTGTGCACCATCGTCACCTATCAGACGGTGAAAACCAAGGAAGCTGGTACTCAGCCCCAGCTGCAGATCCGCGGTGTGGG GTTTGACCGAACTCTGGGGGGCCTGGAGATGGAACTGCGACTGAGGAAGCATTTGGCAAAACTCTTCAACGAGCAACGCAAGGGTCAGGGGGCAAAGGATGTTCAGGGAAACCCTCGGGCCATGGCCAAGCTGCTCCGTGAGGCCAACCGGCTCAAAACCATCCTGAGCGCCAATGCTGACCACATGGCACAG ATTGAAGGGCTGATGGATGATGTGGACTTCAAGGCAAAAGTGACCCGGGCGGAATTTGAGGAGCTATGTGAAGATCTGTTTGATCGCGTGCCCGGGCCTGTGCAGCAGGCTCTCAGCAGTGCTGAAATGAACTTG GAAGAGATCGAGCAGGTGATCCTGGTGGGTGGGGCCACTCGGGTTCCCAAAGTACAGGAGGTGCTGTTGAAGGCTGTGGGCAA GGAGGAATTAGGGAAGAACATCAATGCTGATGAAGCCGCTGCCATGGGGGCCGTGTACCAGGCTGCGGCCCTGAGCAAGGCCTTCAAGGTGAAGCCGTTCGGTGTGCGGGATGCCACCGTCTATCCCATCCAG GTGGAGTTCACCAGAGAAGTAGAGGAGGCTGGCCCTCGGAGCCTGAAACATAACAAACGGGTACTCTTCTCTCGGATGGGACCCTATCCCCAGCGAAAAGTTATCACGTTTAACCGCTACAGCGACGACTTCCATTTCCATGTGAACTACGGGGACATGGGCTTCTTGGGGCCTGAGGATCTGAG ggTGTTCGGCTCTCTGAACTTGACCACAGTGAAGCTGAAGGGAGTTGGGGAAAGCTTTAAGAAGTATCCTGACTATGAGTCCAAGGGTATCAAGGCCCACTTCAATCTGGATGAGAGCGGCGTCCTGAGCCTGGATCGG GTGGAGTCTGTATTTGAGACAACAGTGGAGGAGAAGCCTGAAGAGGAGTCCACTCTCACCA AACTTGGCAACACCATTTCCAGCCTTTTTGGAGGCGGCTCCACTCCAGAGGCCAAGGAGAATGGGACAGACACTGTGCAG GAAGAAGAGGAGGCTCCAGCTGAGGGGAGCAAGGAGGAACCCGGGGAGCAGGGCGAGCCCAAAGAGGAAGCCAAGGCCCCGGGCGAAGGGGACGCTCGCCCCCCAGCCCCTGAACCAGTGGATGGTGTGGCCCCGGAGGGAGAGGCTACATCAGAGAAGGGTGACGTGGAAAAAGCTGAGGCCCAG GAACCAAGTGACCAAGGGGAACCAGGGCCAGAGGGCAAAGCTCAGCCCCCCGAGGAGGAAAAGAAGCCAAAGGTGGCCAGAAAGcaaaagatggtggaggaaattGGAGTTGAACTCTCTGTGCTTGACCTTCCTGACCTCCCAGAGGATGAGCTGGCACGTTCTGTGCACAA GCTTCAGGAACTCACACTTCGAGACTTGGAAAAACAGGAAAGGGAGAAATCAGCCAACAGTCTGGAGGCTTTCATCTTTGAAACCCAG GACAAGCTCTACCAGCCAGAGTATCAGGAGGTATCCACTGAGGAGGAACGAGAGGAGATCTCTGGGAAGCTTAGCTCAGCCTCCACCTGGCTAGAGGATGAAGGCTTTGGTGCCAGCACCAAG GAACTGAAAGAAAAGCTGGCCGAGCTGAAGAAGCTGTGCCGGGGGCTTTTTTTCCGCGTGGAAGAGCGAAAGAAGTGGCCTGAGCGGCTGGCTGCCCTGGACAGCCTCCTCAACCATTCCAACATCTTCCTCAG GGGTGCCCGGCTAATCCCAGAGATGGACCAGATTTTCACAGAGGTGGAACTAAGCACGCTGGAGAAAGTCATCAATGAGACAGGG GCCTGGAAGAATGCCACCCTGGCAGAACAAGCCAAGCTCCCCGCCACAGAGAAGCCGGTTCTGCTTTCAAAGGACATCGAGGCAAAGATGCTGGCTTTGGACCGGGAGGTTCAGTACCTGCTCAATAAGGCCAAGTTCACCAAGCCCCGGCCTCGGCCCCGAGACCAGAACAAGACCCAGACTGATCCGCCACAAAGTCAAAATGCCAGTGCCCAGGAGGAGAAGGTCATTCCACCACTAG ATGAAGATGCAGAGCCCATTCTAGAGCCCCCTGCTGCGGGGGAGAAGGCGAAGATTCCTGACTTAG GGCTTGATCTAGGGGATGCTGAGCCATTGGAATTGAGTGGACCAGGGGCAG ATTCAGAGCAGAAGGAGCAGCCTCCACCCCCAAGGCCTCAGGAGACCCGGTCAAATGATGAGCTATAG